In the Populus nigra chromosome 2, ddPopNigr1.1, whole genome shotgun sequence genome, AAGAGAGCTAGAGAGTGTAGCAGATTCATACCTTTGCAGGCTTCAACAAAGCTTCGCAATGCAAAAACTGAGTCAACACGCACAGGAAGTTCTGGATCACGCAACCCAGAAACAACACTGTGTAAAGCTTTACGGAAATTGTTCTGGTCTGAGAAGTTAATGTGGGCATATTGTCCAGCAACCCATGCAGCCTAATATCAacaccaataataataaataaataaataataggcTGACTTTTAATGAACTAACATATAGACTTTGCAATCTGGGAAACACAATTAACATTAAAGTACCAGAGCCAATAACAGCAGGTTAtagctaaaatataaaatgccaGACAGAAAAATGattccaaagaaaaaagagcTAAAAAAGCAATGAACCTTTGCTCTAAGGTGGCCAGCAGGGCTGCTGAACTCAGGGAAAACATGTTGCACTAACATACGCTCCAGCTCAGATTTGTATGGGTCAGTTTGTTTCAGCTTATCACAAAGCGCTCCAATAGCAAGTAGAGCACCATCCTTTTGTCGATAGGGTTTACATTCCAATGGTGCTTCATCATatctacaaaaaagaaaacatcaatcTGAGAAACATTAAGTATCCAAATatatttcaatctattttaaagCTCAAAATGAAAGATACCTCTTAAAAATTTCCACAACGAATAGAATGAACTTTTGAAGGTTCTCCTTCCCACGTTTTCTAACCAACTCGCTGACAAAATCCATGGAAGCAGTCCTTGGACTGTACAAATCTTCAATGATATCTGAAACAAGGCATGCCATGTATGAATCACCATTAAAACTCAGGATCTTTTAAGGAATGATGTAGACTTTTTATGTTTATGGAGAAAAGGTGGCTGTGGCTGTGAAGGGTTCATGATTGTTCATGAAAGTGTTTGGTAATGTTGCTGGTAATGcgtcaattttaaatttaaagaaaataaaaacacaaattaattaacaaattactacagttaattaattattaaaaaaaatgaaggatatttttgttgtttatcaaTTCATGTTGAAAAGCACCTCTGAAagtatcaaattaataattctccaaaacattattcaaatttttaaaacccAAAAGTACACTTGAAACTCGAGTCTTTTTCTAACCAAATGGTTTATTGCATTCTATGGCAGGGTCAGTGCCTCCCACAAGTCCAACAATAATGCCAAAGCACTTCAGTCTTTCAAGCAATGGATCCAGATTTTGATACTCACCATAACCCTTTCTCACATATTCATGTGGGTCTTCATCCCAGAGCTTCTGATCATTGTCATTAAAGCACATAAGAGGGAAAACTATCTCAAAGAGAAGAACGTCAAGTCTTGGTTGCAGTAGATTGTACATGCTATTCTTTGAGATACTGCATGTGAGCAAAAATCAGTGTGACAACATTAGCCTTCAACAATACACCATAGCAGCAGTGCAACATaacacaaaattgaaaaaaaggagATGTCAGTGGGTGCCCTTGGATCTTGTTAAGAAACCAGTTATTGGTAGCTAGTTCAATGTTTGAGAAGTGCATCATTTGGGTCTTAAGCATTGGGTTTGTGATGTAATTAGATGAAAAGTTCGGAATTcaaatttttctaattgttgcaACATTTAACTACCACAAACTAATAATAACTAACCTCTTAACAAGTGCCCTAAGGGCACCCATTAgccaaacccaacaaaaaatattgataaaactGTGGTGAACAACTTGTCACAATAATGCAAAAGGCATAAAAGTCATGTGCTTTAGAAACCAAGGCATGTTCATTTTTCTGCTGTGTACATGTGCTTGAGTTTCTTTCATCTTGCAATCAAATGATAAATGCTTTTAGAATTACCATACCAAAACAAAGGGGAAAATAAGAACAGTTCAGTAAAAAGATGAGCAAAATGATGCTATCAAAAAACAGAGTCAAACCCTAGGAAAGgccatgagaaaaaaaaaatctcatgagTGCATCAGTTTGGATTTTAAGCAGACATGCCACTCACACCTAAAATGATGCATATGACAACAACAACTAGCCTCAATTTCAAACTTGCCCAAACCAGGTgcattcaacaacaacaaacctCAATCCCAAGTTCCCGACCCCAGCTAGTTCGCAGAAACAAACTAGTTTGGAACACTGCCaaaaagagttttaaaaaaCTGGGAGCTGAAATATATGACAATGGAAAGAAGGAATGGGATGTAAAATGTGAACAAAAATATGACTGCAGTATGTGTGAGAAAGCATATTGTACAAACCTGTTACTTAGGTACTGAAGAACTAGGTTGATAACTCTGTCAGGTAAATAGCCACCAACACGTATCACattcaataaattcaagtgGCACTCCAAAATCTTCCCAGCAAAATTTTTCTGAAATATTTGGGCAAAAGCTTTGTTTTCTGGGTTTTGAAGTTTCAAATCTCCAAACCTACAGGTGTTTAAAATGGTCATGACACAATAAACGACATGATCATCCCAACTACTCTAAAGCTtatttcaaaaaccaaaacattACCGAGTGTATAGCCTGTTCAAAATGTGAATTGTCCATTTCTTCACCTTCCACCATCCCCATGACTTCCTAAGCTCGGGATCCACAGGCTGGCCATCAACAGGAACAGGCCTCTCCAGAACAGTTAAGAAAAGAACCATCCAAGCATTGAAGACATTTGGATCAAATAGCTGCTTTGGAATCTCCAACTGATGATCAGtgacaataaattaaaacttgtaGATCATAACATCAAAAATACTGTAAGAAGCCCATGTCTGAGAAATTTTCTACAAAAACAAACTGCATACAACACTAGGATATTTCCTAGTTCtaacaaataatatatgtatCATTTGACAGCATCCTAGCCTCTTAATGTCTTATGAATGCCGGAGGTAGAAATAGGATAtgatcaaactttaatttattcctAAAACAGGGTAAAAAAGTATTAAACATACTGTTTTTGTATGAATATCCATATGCAAAGAGTGCCAACATTAGGTCCTCTTCTCCTAGCACAGCAGTAGGTTGTTAAAGTACATGTTGAATGAGTATAAATTACAACATGTACAAGACTGCTCTAAACATTACAGGAGAACAAGTTTCATAATTGTCATAAGCTGAACTGAAGGATGAACATGGAGGGGAACTTCAGCATGGCTTACAGAACATCTCAATAATATGAGCAAAATGCAAGTCAAGTAGCAAAAaaaattggggggggggggggggggtgggggtggCCGCGATTCCAAAAGGCACATTAGAATATGCTCCCCATGATAGATATACTGGAGCATCCAATAAACAAGGAATCCTTAAATGGAATTTACATATGTTAACTATTGTAACTACCATTTAAGAACTTACATATATAGATGACCagaatattttacaaataagcTTAATCAAATCTGCTACTTCCAGAGAAGGATTCGGAATCTGGACAAGCTTGTTGAATATGTTGAGGAGATGAGAGAATGTCTCCTCAACAATGCGATAAACAGGTGTCCTCTCCTCATCCGACTTGaacctatgaaaaaaaaagttcggTAATATTAGAATGGATGTTTAATGTAGTACATCCCAGATAAGAAGGTGAATAtggattttgacataaaaattattacaaatgGAATTCCACCAATCAGACAATTTATTGAGCTCTTCAACCAAACTCACAAGCAATGTGCTCACTGCATGGAAGAATACGATGGGTGCCAAAGCAttctaacaaaaacaaacccTATTGTGACATTTTCTTTCTTGCAACATTCTTAAATGGATCGTTTTTTCTAATCCCCAAGTCAAATTGGTACAACAGCTCACTTAAAGCATCCAGACACTGTTGCAATACACTACTGGAAATCCAAAGTGCGGGCTGAAAAGCAGTCCCAAGACTCTCATACCACAATTTATTGCCTGGGAAAGATTCTTTTCACTGATAATAAACAGCATCACTGATGAAATAAGGGAAAACCAATCCACACGGTCTAACTAACTATCAAGCACAGGTATCCGTGCCAATTATATAGTCAGCCACGaaatgacttcttttttttttgacgtGCAAAGATAcagaggtaaaaaaaattttatatgaacACACTTCTCATCAGCACCACAGGCCATTGTTCAAAACCGGGTCGTTATATTTGAGCTATATCAAGCTCAAAGGCCATATGCAAGTTATTTATATGtctttcctatttttttgtGGAAAATGATCCCAACATCAATGTTTAGATATTTATGAAATGAAGATAGAGAACCACAAGCATGTTCAGAACTTGAGAAAAGGTCAAAAAGCTTAGTGATTGGCATATTATCTTGGAAGTGAAATAAAACATGAACAACTAGCACATCCTTACTCGTATTTTCTAGAAAGAATCCTCAACACAAAAAGAGCTCCATAAACTTGCTGATCTTGTAAGTTATGCTTGATCCAATCCAGAAGGTGCGGCCACTGCTCTGGGTAATCAGCATGGATCATTGTTTTGATACACTCGCCCAGCTGTACCCTATATATCATGGCATGATGTTTaatacaaaagaagaagaatcagaaaaGCCTCTACAATGGTCCACTAAATTCCAATACACACTCTACAAACAAAGTTGAATtttgacaatttaaaaaataaaaattcaggaGATCAtatttttccaacaaaacaCTAATTAAAGGCAAGAAATTGCAAttcaggagagagagagagagaattcccaacatgaaaaaatcagaatcatcaataaaacagTAGAAATCACACAATTATACCTCAACAGAGGTGGAACTTGCACAAGAAACACTAGGATGTGATCCCTCACCATAGCTTTATCATTATGTGAGACCTTCGGTTGCTCATctacaataaataataacaaaaccaAGCAATAACAATCATATACTAATCAAAAACAACAATCTGCTGGTATAATTAACCGACGAGGATAGCATACCAGGCTCATGGGGTGCCCAGTTCCTAGCAATGAAGTTCTTGAAGTGAATACTAGCTACTTGACGCACAGCCATGTCGCAATTATTGTCCACGATAATCTGCAGCAATCTCACGAGATGCTGAGGAGTGTACTGGAACTGCAATCAAAACACATCTTTAACTGAATTGATTATCGCAAAGctaataaagaaatattataattGATCAATTATTCAATCTTGAACCTGATCGAGTCTTTGCTCAGCGGCTTTGCGTTCATCGGGATTGGGACTAAGAGCAGCTTGTAGGACAACAGCGAGGCTAGGGAGAtccatattattattatgattattattattattattatccaactgatcaaaggataaaaaattatcaaccttcaggatttttttttcttttttggttatgTCTAAACCCTAGCTGGATAGGCCGTCTTCTTCTTCAGCTAGGCTTTAGTAGTGGGGGGGGAGGAAATGCTGAGAAGAAGAGGGAGAAAGTGTGCGTGCGTGTTCGGGTTACGGAGAGAGACAGCTAGTGAATGTTGTATTTAAATGATTAGGGTTTACGGTTGTTTAACTACAATGAATTACGACATGCATGTGAGTTTGTTTTTTCACCGCTTCAAATTGTTTcagtattaaattaatatttttaaaatatttttaaaaacatttaatatgtttatgttaaaaatataaaaaaaattaaaaaaaatattattttaatctttttttaattaaataatatttttttaaaataatatgtatcaaACACACATAAtaatagaattttaaattaatttctaatgtaaaaaaaagatattttacatttaataaaatgaataaaaaatatatatcaaataaaaaaataaaataagctgttaatattaattaaaaactaagacAACAAGCTAATtttccttataaaaaataaaagaagtgcACGTACAAATATTTTACTTcatgaaaacataatttatttatctaaaatttaaaaataaattataataaatcctttgaagtattataaaattatagaaataattcaaaagattaattattgtaaaaaaacctacaaaatttaaaaaaataagagaaaggaTATtgattaaaagtaaattaatgaaatttacttaattttagagaaaaaaaaactaattttaatgtcaatgagttttatttgacaAGAGAAATCAATTGTTGTGTTTTTAAACCCTGCAAGCCTAAaggcatgtgtttttttttttattgggttaggTTGTCAAGCCATTCGGTTTCAAGtgcctaacttttttttaattttattttttataatttaaatttaaattaattaaaatagattggttaaataaaatttggatGCCCTACTTGAAGGGTATTCATTTTGATTGCaattacttaaaataaataaagtataaaaagaATATGTGATATTTTCAATAGAATAGAGTTTAATTTTTACTTGGTTTTCTACCAAGAAtataacatttttcttttgatattagTAGCGTCCTCTTCATGAAaccttatataatatttattcaacaaatttcatatatatatttattattattattatttaattaaataaaaagttaacccctacaaataaagttattaaaccaatCAATCtagtgtaataaaattaaaattaagtatcTTAATTCAcatctatttttcaatttttttatttaattttttcctagcattaacaactctttttttttttgcatttacatTTATTGATATgtatgtaatttttaatttatttaattaaatagatgaatgagtttttcaattcattataaggatttattttttaatgacaaaaatatgttgaaaatgaCTGCACATTTATCttttagagttaaaaaaaactttgtatcCTGTCAAAGACAAAGCGCGGATCACCTGactggattttaaaattaattgtcaCACTTTTacttacaaataataaaacattagtgttgtctgcattttcttttttatattaatttgtttttgtcctCCTCATAGCAAAGCGCGAACTGTAACCTAAGTATATATTAAACTTCCACGGATCTTGTTATAAATATGCCATCTATCTCATTGGCATATTAATTACTTTTTGTAAATCATtggtatattaattattttttaatgttaggttgcaatgaaaaataagttagaataTATATTCAGAATCTGTCatgatattttgaatatatttatatatataagctattaattttttgttagatGATAGAATTTACATCACATATATAGCATCCTAATTTTAAGTATCTCAACTTCATCAATTTACTCTTtcgtaaaaataattatttggtattatagtatatagtgtttttgaaaaatatttttcattaaaaaatatattataatattttttttattttattgcattaaaatgatggaataaattaatttaatatttttttaaaagtaaaacacaattttaaaatgcaaaGCAATTCCTTTGCCTACAGAAATGTCAAACCGCTTTTCCCAATCAAGTGCATTTGAAGACAAATTTTCTGCTAAGGATCCATGCTCCATGCACTTGTAAGCCAAGAGCCTATGCTTTCCCTCTGCACAACATCCCCGCATCTCTATCAAGTTCATGTGATTAAGCTTCCCGATAATGCTAACTTTCTGCTCGGAATTCTTCTTCTGCTTGGTTAGCTTCTTTCAGTTTCTTAATTGCTGCAACTCTATGATCAGATGGTACTCTTTTGTATACAGTTCCTCCTCCACCTCTACCAGTCTCTTCAATGGAACCCCGGGTTGCCCTTTTCAGCTAAGAAAGTGTGAATTTTCTAAAGCTTGTTTCAATGCAGAAATAACCATGGTTGTCTTGGGCTCGTAGCAAGAAAAACCAAGCTGAGAAAATGACAGGAAACTCGGCTGCTCCAACTTCGCAAGCAAATCGAAGGACAGAATATAATGATCCATTTTGATGACTTCTGAGAATGT is a window encoding:
- the LOC133682313 gene encoding importin beta-like SAD2, whose amino-acid sequence is MDLPSLAVVLQAALSPNPDERKAAEQRLDQFQYTPQHLVRLLQIIVDNNCDMAVRQVASIHFKNFIARNWAPHEPDEQPKVSHNDKAMVRDHILVFLVQVPPLLRVQLGECIKTMIHADYPEQWPHLLDWIKHNLQDQQVYGALFVLRILSRKYEFKSDEERTPVYRIVEETFSHLLNIFNKLVQIPNPSLEVADLIKLICKIFWSSIYLEIPKQLFDPNVFNAWMVLFLTVLERPVPVDGQPVDPELRKSWGWWKVKKWTIHILNRLYTRFGDLKLQNPENKAFAQIFQKNFAGKILECHLNLLNVIRVGGYLPDRVINLVLQYLSNSISKNSMYNLLQPRLDVLLFEIVFPLMCFNDNDQKLWDEDPHEYVRKGYDIIEDLYSPRTASMDFVSELVRKRGKENLQKFILFVVEIFKRYDEAPLECKPYRQKDGALLAIGALCDKLKQTDPYKSELERMLVQHVFPEFSSPAGHLRAKAAWVAGQYAHINFSDQNNFRKALHSVVSGLRDPELPVRVDSVFALRSFVEACKDLSEIHPILPQLLDEFFKLMNEVENEDLVFTLETIVDKFGEEMAPYALGLCQNLAAAFWRCMNTAEADDEADDPGALAAVGCLRAISTILESVSRLPDLFVQIEPTLLPIMRRMLTTDGQEVFEEVLEIVSYMTFFSPMISTEMWSLWPLMIEALADWAIDFFPNILVPLDNYISRGTAHFLACREPDYQQSLWKMISYIMADKNLEDNDIEPAPKLIEVVFQNCKGQVDQWVEPYMRITVERLRRTEKSYLKCLLMQVVADALYYNPALTLSILHKLGVATEIFNLWFQMLQQVKKSGVRANFKREHDKKVCCLGLTSLLALPADQLPGEALGPVFTATLDLLVQYKDQLAEAAKEEEAEDLGDMDGFQTDDEDDDGDGSDKEMGVDAEDGDEADSIKLHKLAAQAKSFRPHDEDDDDSDDDYSDDDELQSPIDEVDPFIFFVDTIKAMQALDPLRFQNLTQTLDFHFQALANGVAEHAEHRRVVIGKEKLEKTSAAGAL